The stretch of DNA AATCTCGTCAGCGTTACCGGCCAGAACAGGATCGCCTACCTGAACGACGACCGCGTCGACCTGCTGATGAGCGTCGGCTATTCGAAGGAGCGTGCCGAGGTTATCGATTTTGCCGCCCCGTACGCCCCCTACTATATCGCCGTCATCGGTCCGGCTGCGCTGAAGGTGAGCGGCAAGGAAGACCTCGCCGACAAGACCGTTGCCGTCAATCGTGGGACGCTCGAAGACACGTCGCTGACGGCCGTCGCCCCCGGCTCGGCTGCGATCCAGCGTTTCGAGAACTATAATTCGGTCATCCAGGCCTTCATATCCGGCCAGACCCAGCTGATGGTCGTCGGCAACGATGTCGGTGCGCAGGTTCTGGCACGACAGGACGAACTGAAGCCGGAGCAGAAATTCCAGCTCCTCAGCTCCCCCTCACACATCGCGCTCCGCAAGGGCGAGGAAGGCCTGAAGAAAGTCGTCAATGACAGCGTCGCCGCAATGATCTCCGATGGTTCGCTCGACGCAAGCTCGAAGAGCTGGCTGAAAGCGCCGCTCAACCCTGAAAACCTGAAGGACTGACGAGGGCGGCCTCCCACTCACCAGAGCGTGATGCCGAAAACTGCAAGCGATTGCGGTGGCATCATGCTCCAATTCTTTGGTTGAGAGGCGGATCGGGATTTCGGGCCGACCCGGCCCGGATCATCCGGCTCCAAAGGACAAGCGATGAGATACAGCCTCGATTTCAATTGGCTTTGGGACGGAATGGGAGCTCTGGCTTATGGCGCATGCACGACGCTTGCACTGACGGTCTCCACATCGGTCCTCGGGATCGTTCTCAGCATTCTCGGCGCGGCTGCGCGCCGGGGACCTTATCCATGGTTGCGCAAGGTCGTCGGCCTGTATGTGGAAATCATGCGCAACACGCCATTTCTGGTGCAGCTGTTCTTCATCTTCTTTGGCTTGCCTAGCCTCGGCATTCGCCTCGATCCGATCACTGCCGCCGTCCTTGCCATGACCCTCAACATGGCCGCCTACACGATCGAGGTGGTCGGGGCCGGGCTCGATGCCATACCGAGAGGCCAGAAAGAGGCTGCGCAGGCACTCGGCCTCAGGCCTCGGCTGGTGTTCTTCAAGATCATCCTGCCGCAGGCGATCGCCATCATTTTTCCGGCGCTGACGAGCCAGATCATCATCATGATGCTGGAATCGGCGGTGGTTTCGCAAATATCCGTCCGCGAGCTGGCGCAGGAGGCCGATCTGCTTCAATCGCGCACCTTCCGCTCCTTCGAGACCTATCTGGTGGCGACGTTGATCTATCTTTCGATGTCCGCCGCACTTCGCCGGCTGCTTGTCGCCGGGAAACGCCGTTTTCTGGGAGCCGGTCTGACATGATTGAGTTCACCTTCTGGGACATTCTGCGCAATCTTGTCTTCGCGACACGCTGGACCCTCATGCTTTCGCTCGCAGCCTTTGCCGGCGGCGCCATCGTTGGCCTGGCCATCCTGTCTGCGCGGATATCGAAAACACGCTGGCCGCGCAGCTTCGCGTCCGGCTACATTGCCCTGTTTCAGGGAACGCCGCTCCTGATGCAGCTCTTTTTGATGTTTTTCGGCCTGCCGATGCTCGGTTTCCGGATCGAGTCATGGACCGCCGCCGTCTGCGGCCTGACGTTCTACGCCAGCGCTTATCTTGCCGAAATCTGGCGGAGCGGCGTCGAGGCGGTGCCGCGCGGGCAATGGGACGCCGCAGCCAGCCTGGGCTTGCATCGTCTCCTCGAACTTCGCCTTATCATCCTGCCGCAGGCTTTCCGGATCACGCGCGCGCCGACCGTCGGGTTCTTGGTCCAGTTGATCAAGAGCACCGCACTGGCCTCGATCCTCGGCTTCGACGAACTGCTGAAAACCGCAAACGCCATCAACAACGCGACCTTCGAACCTTTCAAGGTCTACGGTCTCGTCGCAGTGATCTTCTTCGCCCTGTGCTATCCGCTGACGCAATACGCCAGATTTCTGGAGAAGAAGGCGGCGTTTGGCTGAGCGGTGCTCAATGCTCCGTATTCCGATCGCAACGAAGTGTCCAAAGGGCCGATGCCGGTTAAAAAGCTGGTGCGCCACGCAGCGGCGACGCGGCTCTCGTTCAATCACACAGAATTCGCTTTATCCAGCAGTCAGAATTTACCGGGAGATCGCTTCAATGACCGACACACAAATCCGTATTCTCGATGCCCGGACAACGGGCGAGCTTCTCCCTTTCGGCCCACTGGTCGCGACCCTGCGGCAAGCATTTGCCGAAGGCTGTGTCGTGCCGGTACGGCATCACCACACGATAGCCAATAGCGGTGAGCCGGATGCGACGCTGCTTCTGATGCCGGCCTGGCATGAAACGCACCGGCCGGAGCGCTACCTTGGCATCAAGATCGTCACCGTCTTTCCCGGCAACACGGTGCGCGGCATTCCCGGTTTGACCTCGACTTACATGCTCTATGATGGCCGGACCGGGATGCAGCTTGCGCTCCTTGACGGAAACACGATCACAGCGCGCCGTACGGTAGCGGCATCGGCCCTTGCCGCGGACTATCTTGCTCGAAAAGACGCCCGCCGCCTGCTGGTGATCGGCGCAGGCCGCGTCGCGAGCCTCATACCCGATGCCTACCGCGCCGTCCGGCCGATCGCGCATGTCGATATCTGGGATATCGATCCCGCCAGCGCCGAACGGCTGGCGCAGAGCCTCCGGCAACAAGGGCTCCAGGTCGCTGCCGTCACGGATCTGGAAGCAGCAGTGCGGCAAGCCGATATCGTCAGCGCAGCGACGCTGGCGACAGCACCGCTTATCCGCGGCGAATGGCTGCGGCCGGGCACCCATGTCGATCTGATCGGCGGCTTCACCCCGGCGATGCGCGAGGCCGATGACGAGGCGCTTCGGCGCTCCTCGGTCTATATCGATACGCACGAAGCCCTTCACGAAGCAGGCGATCTGGTTCAGCCGATCGGGGCCCGCGTCATTTCCGCAGATGCGGTGCGTGCGACACTCGACGAGCTGTGCCGCCGGGATGTTCCAGCGCGGACGTCCAACGATGAGATCACTCTCTACAAGGCAGTCGGAACGGCGTTGGCCGATCTTGCCGCCGCGACAATGGTGTATGAGGCAGTCTTGATCGCAGGCTGATGTCTTTGGGGCGAAGGGGAAGCAACGGGCCGGCGCTGATATTCGTGCGGTACAACGCTTTGTATGCCATAGTCGGGTAAGCCCCTTGTGCAAATCCGATACAGACCCGCAGTGATTACAAATCCGCCGCGCATCGAAATCCAGCAACTGGCCCATTTCGTGCTGGCCTGTCAGAGCCCGACGCTGGCAGAGACCGCGCGCGAGCTTGGGATTGCTCCTTCGGCGCTGACATCAAGTCTGCGTACTTTGGAAAATGAACTTCAACTCAAGCTCTTCATTCGGAAAAGCGGTCACCTCAGTCCTTTACCGGCAGCCTTCTGGCTGTTTCAGCAGGCAACGGCCATCCTTCATCGCGAAAGGTTCGTGCGTCGGATGCGGAACGGGGACACGGACCATCTTCGCATCAATATTCGCCTCGATCTCAGTTTCTCCATCGGCCGGTTTTCGAAGGCGATCGGACGTACCGTCGAAGATATGGAACGCGAGCGGCCCGACCTGCTGATCGACGTGATGTTTGCAGACGCACGAGGAAAATCCCTTGTTGAAGAGGGGGCCGCGGAAATCCCGGGCAACACGGGTTCGATGGAAATCGAAGTCGGCTATGTGACTGGCGTGCCATCCGCGAACCTGCCTACGATGACGCCCTTCTACGATGAGGTCTGGTTTTCCGTCGGAACGGCGGAGGCCGCGGTTGATCTTCGCTCCCCCAATCAGAAATTTGTCGTTTTGAAAATGCGTCAGGCGCTTCGCGATGCCGTCACCCGATATGCGGACGAGCATGGCATCCGCGACCGCATGATCCTGATGGATGAGGAGCCGGCAGACCTTCATCGGCTGCTCAACGAGTTTCCGCAAATGCGATTCCTGATGCCCCGCAGTATGGTCGCCGACCGGCTCGGACTTGCGCGCCTGCATCTGGAGCCCCTCGATCCGCCGTTGTCGAGCACCTTGGGCGTGCGCGCAAACAGGCCGGACCAGGAGGTCGTGTCCGCCCTGCTTTGTAACCTCAAGAAAAATCTGGAGGCAACGGAGGCCAATATCGTCTTCCGGCCGCAGTTGACGGCACGTCAATTGCACTACTTCAACCTTGCGCATCTCAGCGGAGGTATTTCGGCGGCGGCGCGCGCGGCGCATATCACGCAACCTTCCGTTTCGACGCAGATTCAGAAGATCGAGGCAGTTGTCGGGCAACCCCTGTTCGAACGGCGGCGCAACGGTGCCGAGAGCACGAAGGCCGGCAAGGCATTGCTTCCCTTCACCCTGGAGATCGAAGAGCGCATCGATAGCCTCCTTCGGGCCAGTCTGGATATTGCCGCCCACACACAGGCGACCATCTCGATCGGCATGCTGCCGAGTTCGGGGCATGATAGCGTCATGACGGACAAGGTGGCGCAGGCGCTGACGGCAACCCGCCTTGGCCATCCCGAATACCGGCTGAGAATCATAGAAGGTTCCAACGCTGCGCTTCACGACCAGGTACGTGCGGGAGAGCTCAATCTGGCTATTGTCGGTGCCGTCCAGACGCAGATGGCCCGGATCCATCTCGGGCCGAGCGAGCGTCTGTCGGTCGTTGCCAATCCGGCCTTGGACCTTGCCGGTCGAACGGAGATTCCACTCGCGGAAGTTTGCGGATTTCCGCTGGTTCTCGGAATCAAGCATCTCAGTATCCATCAGGCGTTCATGGCAGCCGCCAGCGCGCGGCATCTGTGTGTCGAGCCGGTCATGGACGTCGGTTCCCTGCCATTGGCCATCGCCATGGTCCGCCGTTTGCCGGTCTGTACGGTCCTGCCGGTGTCCTCGGTCCAGCAGGATATCGACAGCGGCCGCCTCACCGCGGCGCCGATTACGGAGGACGTCATCGCCGGAAACCTCTCGGTGATTTTCTCCGGCGAAAGGACGCTGTCCGAGGCCGAGCGGACGATGATCCAGTCACTCGCTGCCGTCTTCGGCCGACAGGCGTGATCTAAAAAACATATCGTATCGAATCGCGCTCATGCACCGAGCATTCTGATTTTCCTATCCTCCAATTCACGATTTTCGAGCTACCCAGCCTCCGGCCTGCGGCTGATACTTGCCGCATCAAAACAGCCCTCGGAAATGACTTTTACAGGATTGCCGGATGAATGATCACCCTGATCCGCTTGAAAACCCGGCCATGACATCCGGGACGGCCGGCGCTGCAATGCCACGCAGCGAAAGCGATCAGTCGTGTCGGGGCATTCTTCAGGAGCTCGACCGTCGCGGTCAGCTGCTGGTGATTTCGGAGGAGGTCGACCCGATCCACGACGTATCGGCCATTCTTTCCATCGTCGATGAAAAGGCGGCGGTGCGGCTCGACTGCATCAAAGGTCACGACATGCCGATCTTCGGCAACATCCTGTCGGATCTCGATCGTGTCGCCCTGGCGCTTGACGTCGCGAAAAGCGATATCCAGGAAAAGCTGCTGTCCTCGATCGCCTCTCCGGTGCCGCCAGTCTTCGTGGACGATGCGCCGGTACAGCAACAGCTCTTCCAGGACGACATCCTGACCCGGCTTCCAGTCCCGACCTTCTTTTCCAAGGAGACCGGTCCTTACATTACCGCGGGTCTGATCGTGGCGCGCGACCCTGAAACGGGCTTGGGCAACGCGTCCTATGCCCGCATCAAGGTGCTTGGTCCGAACGAGGCGATGATCGGAATTGCACCGAACCATCATCTCGCCATCATGGCCCGCAAGGCGGGCGCCAAAGGCGAGCCGCTCCCCTTCGCCGTCGTCCTCGGCGCGCATCCAGCCATTCAGCTTGCCGCCTGCTTCTATCTGGGGCTTGGTGACGATGAAATGCACTGCGCCGGATCGCTGCTCGGCGAGCCGGTGCGGCTTGTCCGCTGCAAGTCGATCGATCTTGCCGTGCCTGCAGAGGCGGAGATCGTGCTCGAAGGTCATATTCATATCGACGAGCCGATCCTTGAAGGGTTGGTCTCAGAATATCACGGCATGTACGAGGATTACGGTTCCGGGGTGCGCGTCAGATTTGAATGCATGACTTGCCGCTCCGACGCGATGTTGCAGGTGATCGAGCCCGGTTACCACATGGAGCACCTCTATCTCGGCGCGGTGCCGATCGCCGCCAGCCTCAAGGCCGTCATCCGGCGGTCCGTTCTCAATGTCGGCGAGGTTGCCGTCACCGCATCAGGCAGCGGACGGAACAACGTGGTCGTGCAGATCGATGCGCCCCGCCCGGGACAGGCACGCCGCATCATGTCGATCTGCTGGGGTGCGGTCAGCATCGTCAAGAACATCACGATCGTCGACAGCGATGTCGACCCTTGGGATCTCGATGCCGTCGAATTGGCAAAGATGACGCGCATGCGCGCGGAGCGCGACATTCTCATCGTCACGGACCTTCCGGCAGACCGGTCCGAGCCTCAGGAAGACGGCGGCGTGATCGCCAAGGTCGGCTACGACGCCACGATGAAGCCGGGCGATCGAAGGGAAGGGTTCGACAAGGCGCTTCCGCCGCCGGATTCCTACGAACGGATGCGCAAGCTGCTGTTGCGCGTCAAGCCGGAGATGCTGATTTGAGGCGATTGATCATCGGCATATCAGGGGCTTCCGGTGCAATCTACGGACTGCGTGCGCTGGAGATGCTGCGGGACTTCGACGATGTCGAGACGCATCTCGTCATATCGCCCGCGGCGATCCGCACGGCACTGGCCGAAGGGACGGGAAAGACCGCAGACGAAATCCGTGGCCTCGCCGACCGGGTCTACAGCCACGGGGATATCGGCGCTTCGATTGCCTCCGGTTCCTTCCGGTGCGACGGCATGCTGGTTGCGCCATGCTCGATCAAGACGCTGAGCGGGATCGCGCATTGTTATGCGGACGATCTGATCGTGCGCGCCGCCGATGTCTGCCTGAAGGAACGCCGCCGGCTGGTGCTGATGGTGCGGGAAACGCCGTTGCATGCGGGCCATATCGCGCTGATGGACCAGGCAACACGCAACGGCGCCGTCATCATGCCGCCGGTGCCGAGCTTTTACACGCTGCCGAAATCAATCGCCGAAATGGTCGACCAGACCGTGGGGCGTGCGCTGGATCAATTCGGGCTTCATCATCCGACGGTCCGGCGCTGGACGGAGGATCATAACGACTGAGCCATGAAGAGCAGCGCTGAAAGCTGCCGGGCCATCATGTCAACCGCATGCAAAACAACGACGCACAATCACTCCCCCAGGGGAACTCAAAAAAAGGAGATAGAGTGATGTTGTCAGACAATCGTTCCAGAAGGTTGCAGAGCCTGTTCATGCGCGGCGCCGCCGTGTTGCTGTTGTCGCTCATGGCGGCCGCACCCGTGATGCTCGCCGCGTCTCAAGCCGCCGCGCAGACGGAAAAACCCGTTAGCGGCGGCGCGATGACCATTATCAACGGTTCGGACATCAAGAGCTGGGATCCGGCGATCTCCGCCGGCACCTATCCCGGCGGGCCGATGGATGTGCTCGACGCCGTCTACGGCTTTATCGTCTACGTCAACGACAAGGGCGTCGTGACCGGCGGCATGGCCGAAAGCCTGACCAGCACAGACGCCGTGACCTGGACCTTGAAGCTTCGCAAGGACATGAAGTTCACAGACGGGACGCCCTATGATGCGGAAGCCGTCAAATACAATTGGGACCGCGCCGCCGATTCGGCCACGCTTTCACCGGCGCAGCCGTTCATATCCTCATGGAACAAGGCGATCACCGTCGTCGATCCGCAGACGCTGACGATCAAGCTGTCCTCCCCGAACGCCAATTTCGCAGCCCAGGTCGCCGAGCTGTGCCCCTTCATCGCCTCGCCGGCAGCATTGAAGGCCGCTAAGGAAAAGACCGACATCAAGCCGGTGGGCGCCGGCGCCTTTACGCTGACCGAATGGAACCAGGGCATATCGATGACCATGGCCCGCAATCCCGGTTATTGGGATCAGCCGCGCCCCTATCTGGAGACGATCAAGTTCGCGATCATTCCCGAAACCAACAGCCGCATCGCCACCGTCGTGCAGGGTGGTGCAACGATGATGGCCGGTTATCCCTATCAGTTCGGCTCGAACGCAACGGCGCCGGGGGTTGCGACCCGCGAGATCCCGATCCGCGGCATCAACCGCGCCTATCTCAACCAGGCCAAGGGTATCTTCACGGATGTTCGCGCCCGCGAGGCCTTCTATTCCGCCATCGACCGCGCGCGGCTGATGCAGGCCTTCACGCAGATGCCCGGATACAAGGCACCCAGCAATTACTTTGGAGAGAATTCGCCCTATTTCGACAGCGCTTCATCTCTTCCGGCCTATGATCCGAAGAAGGCGCAGGAACTGTTCGACGCTCTGAAGGCGGACGGCAAGCCGTTCTCGATCAAGATCGTCACCTATACCAACTCGGACCTGAAGCGTCTTGCCGCCTACATCCAGCAGGTGCTGACCGGCTATGAAGGCGCCTCGGCTGAGATCGTCGAGGTCGACCAGGCCTCGCTGATCCAGCGATGCAAGACGCAGCTCGACTTCGACATCTGCGTCGAAGGCGGGGTGCTGGTGTCGAACGGCGCCGAGCCGAACATTTCCAATCTGCTGAGTTCCGGCGGTGCTTTCAACTGGGGACAGTACAAGAGCGCCGAGATGGACGCTGCATTGAAGGAGGCCAGCTCCACCCTCGACCCTGCCGCTGTCAAAGCCGCCTATGTCAAGGTTCAGAAGCTCGTCGCAACCGAAATGCCGCTTTACATCTTCGGTGAACAGACGCGCTCGCTGCTGCTGCGCGACAATACCGGCGGCGTCGTTCCTTCGAACGGCGGCATCCTGCAAAAGCAGTTCCTCTACGTCTGCACGGATGTCTGCCAGAAATAGCGGGTTCCAGATCACGACGTGCAGGCTCGCCCGGAAGATCCGGGCGGGCAGCGAAGGGCCGGTCGATGGGCTGGACGACCGTACAAGCCAAAGACGTTAAGACGACAGAATGAGCCCTGCGATGCGGGGCGATCGGAAAAGGTGGATGACGATGATCGGCAATCGCGAGAAGGTGAAGTTTCGGGACCTGGTTTCCCGCAAGCAGGTGTTCACGCCCTGCGTCTGGGATTGCTACTCCGCCAAGGCGGCGGAAATGGCCGGCTTCGAGGCGATCCTGCTCAGCGGCGCATCACTGGGATTCAGCATGTCCGGCGTGCCGGATCTTGGCCTGCACAATCAGGAGGAATTGGTCTACGCGACCGACCGCATCGCCGACTATTCGCCTCTGCCACTGGTCATCGATGCCGATGACGGTTTCGGCGATGTCGTCCAGACCTTCCGCACCTGTTATCGTCTCGCCAAAGCCGGCGCCGGAGCGATCCTGATCGAGGATACGCCCAATGAACGCGGCTACGCGCGGTTCGGCCGCGCCATGGAGGCGGCGACGCTTGCCGGCAAGGTCGATGGAAACGTGCCGCACGAGGTCGTCTCGCAGGAGCTCTGGCTCGCCAAGATCAAGGCCTCGATCGAAGCCTGTCAAGGCACCGATTGCGTGGTTATCGCACGCACTGAATCCAAGCTCGAAAAGGGGCTGGACGACGCTATCGAACGCTGCGTGCGCGCCGCAGCACTCGGCGCTGAGATGACCTATGTGCACGGCCTGCGCACGTTGGAGGAATGCCGGAAGGTGGCCAAGGAATTGCCCGGCTGGAAGATGTTCGGCGATGTCGCGACCGTCAACGGCGTGCCCTTCGTGCGGCTCGAGGAAATCGAGGCGCTCGGCTTCAACCTGGTGACCATGCACTATCTCGAGAAGGGATCGATGTATGGCATGATGGATTACGGTCGGCATGTCTTCAAGGACCGCAGCACGCGTTACGCGGACGAGCACAGCATGGGCGGCATGACGCCTGCCGAGCAGAAGGCCTCGCTGGAGCGGGACAGCGGCTGGCTCGATGCCGAGGACAGATGGAAGGCGCTCTGATCCCGGAGGCTGGCCGCTCTGCCATCTCGTTTTGCGAAATCCGGATGCCGGTCCAGTCCAGCATTGGATGTTCCACCTGACAATCGGAGTCCGATCGTTGCGAATTGCCAATCTCTCCTATCTGAAAGCGGTCGGCGTCCGGCTTCTGGCCGGCATTCCGGTCTTCCTGCTGGTCACGTTCTCGGCGACGGCGCTGTCGAGCCTGATGCCGGGGTCGGCGGCGCAGCTGATCCTTGGAGAGAACGCGACGCAGGCGCAGATCGATGCGCTGAACAGCCGCTACGGCTACGATCTGCCGGTCTGGGAACGTTATCTCGGCTGGCTCGGACGGCTTCTTCAGGGAGATCTCGGGCAGACCATGTTCAGCCAGCAGTCCGTGGCAAAACTCCTGGTCGACCGGGCGGCAGTGACGTTCGAAATTGCGCTGCTTGCCATGTTCGTCTCGCTCCTGATCGGCGTGCCGCTTGCCATGTATACCGCCAGCCGGCCGGGCGGCATCGTCGATACGGTGCTGCGGGCGGTGTCCTCGGTCATGCTGTCGATCCCGACTTTCGTCATTGTGGTTCTGCTCGGCTTCGTCTTCGCAATCGTGCTGCGCTGGCTGCCGGCGACCGGCTGGGTTACCTTCAGTGACGATCCGATCGGCAATCTCTATTACGTCGCCTTGCCGGTGATGTGCCTCAGCGTGCATCAGGCAGCCTATTTCTACAGAGTGAGCCGCAGCGAGTTCGTCGCGGTCCTCCAGGAGGACTATGTCCTCGTTGCCAGGGCCAAGGGCCTGCCGACGCGCTATATCCTGATGCGCCACGTGCTGCGCCCGGCCTCTCCCCAGGTGCTGACGGTGATGGGTCTGTCGATGACCTATCTGCTCGGCGGTTCCTTCATCGTCGAGAGCTATTTCGCGGTGCCCGGCATCGGCTGGACCGTTCTCAATGCGGTGAGCAGCCACGACTTGCCCGTCATGCAGGCCATCTTGTCGCTGACGGTGGTGATCTTCGTCGTCATCTTCATCCTGGTCGATCTCGGTTACGCGCTTATCGATCCGCGGGTGGACGTGTCATGAGCCGCCTCCAGCCAACACAAACGGACCTCGTGCCCGGCGAAGCGGTCGCATTGGCGGAGACGTTGAATGCCGCGATGCCGAAGACCGCGCGTTTCCGCATGCCGAGCGGCCATCCGATGGAATGGTTCGCCTTCGTGTTCCTGACGGTCCTGATCATCTCCTCGGTTTTCGTGGAGTTCATTCCGGGTCTCGTTCGGGCAAGCTTCCCCTATGGCGATTTCTCGCAAGGCCCGGAATGGAGCCTGAACGGCCTGTTCGGAACCGATGCGCTCGGGCGCAGCATCCTGTCCCGGGTGCTCTACGGTGCGCGAACGACGCTCGCCATCGTCTCGGTCGCGACGCTGATCTCGCTGGTGATCGGCATGATCCTCGGGATGCTGGCCGGCTTCTATCGCGGCCCGGTCGAGCGGATCGTCGATCTCTATGCCAATTCCATGGCGTCGCTTCCGCCGATCCTCGTCATCCTGGCGCTGATATCGGTG from Rhizobium leguminosarum bv. trifolii WSM1325 encodes:
- a CDS encoding extracellular solute-binding protein family 3 (PFAM: extracellular solute-binding protein family 3~SMART: extracellular solute-binding protein family 3~KEGG: mlo:mlr4897 amino acid ABC transporter, periplasmic binding protein), encoding MTALMKLRYTATAAIAVFGILAGAAQADELADIKAAGEINIGIFSDFPPFSSASADMSIKGYDVDVAQKIADGLGVKLNLVSVTGQNRIAYLNDDRVDLLMSVGYSKERAEVIDFAAPYAPYYIAVIGPAALKVSGKEDLADKTVAVNRGTLEDTSLTAVAPGSAAIQRFENYNSVIQAFISGQTQLMVVGNDVGAQVLARQDELKPEQKFQLLSSPSHIALRKGEEGLKKVVNDSVAAMISDGSLDASSKSWLKAPLNPENLKD
- a CDS encoding polar amino acid ABC transporter, inner membrane subunit (TIGRFAM: polar amino acid ABC transporter, inner membrane subunit~PFAM: binding-protein-dependent transport systems inner membrane component~KEGG: mlo:mlr4898 amino acid ABC transporter, permease protein) — translated: MRYSLDFNWLWDGMGALAYGACTTLALTVSTSVLGIVLSILGAAARRGPYPWLRKVVGLYVEIMRNTPFLVQLFFIFFGLPSLGIRLDPITAAVLAMTLNMAAYTIEVVGAGLDAIPRGQKEAAQALGLRPRLVFFKIILPQAIAIIFPALTSQIIIMMLESAVVSQISVRELAQEADLLQSRTFRSFETYLVATLIYLSMSAALRRLLVAGKRRFLGAGLT
- a CDS encoding polar amino acid ABC transporter, inner membrane subunit (TIGRFAM: polar amino acid ABC transporter, inner membrane subunit~PFAM: binding-protein-dependent transport systems inner membrane component~KEGG: mlo:mlr4899 amino acid ABC transporter, permease protein); this encodes MIEFTFWDILRNLVFATRWTLMLSLAAFAGGAIVGLAILSARISKTRWPRSFASGYIALFQGTPLLMQLFLMFFGLPMLGFRIESWTAAVCGLTFYASAYLAEIWRSGVEAVPRGQWDAAASLGLHRLLELRLIILPQAFRITRAPTVGFLVQLIKSTALASILGFDELLKTANAINNATFEPFKVYGLVAVIFFALCYPLTQYARFLEKKAAFG
- a CDS encoding Ornithine cyclodeaminase (PFAM: ornithine cyclodeaminase/mu-crystallin~KEGG: ocdch1; ornithine cyclodeaminase protein; K01750 ornithine cyclodeaminase) — translated: MTDTQIRILDARTTGELLPFGPLVATLRQAFAEGCVVPVRHHHTIANSGEPDATLLLMPAWHETHRPERYLGIKIVTVFPGNTVRGIPGLTSTYMLYDGRTGMQLALLDGNTITARRTVAASALAADYLARKDARRLLVIGAGRVASLIPDAYRAVRPIAHVDIWDIDPASAERLAQSLRQQGLQVAAVTDLEAAVRQADIVSAATLATAPLIRGEWLRPGTHVDLIGGFTPAMREADDEALRRSSVYIDTHEALHEAGDLVQPIGARVISADAVRATLDELCRRDVPARTSNDEITLYKAVGTALADLAAATMVYEAVLIAG
- a CDS encoding transcriptional regulator, LysR family (PFAM: LysR substrate-binding; regulatory protein LysR~KEGG: nocR; transcriptional regulator LysR family), producing the protein MITNPPRIEIQQLAHFVLACQSPTLAETARELGIAPSALTSSLRTLENELQLKLFIRKSGHLSPLPAAFWLFQQATAILHRERFVRRMRNGDTDHLRINIRLDLSFSIGRFSKAIGRTVEDMERERPDLLIDVMFADARGKSLVEEGAAEIPGNTGSMEIEVGYVTGVPSANLPTMTPFYDEVWFSVGTAEAAVDLRSPNQKFVVLKMRQALRDAVTRYADEHGIRDRMILMDEEPADLHRLLNEFPQMRFLMPRSMVADRLGLARLHLEPLDPPLSSTLGVRANRPDQEVVSALLCNLKKNLEATEANIVFRPQLTARQLHYFNLAHLSGGISAAARAAHITQPSVSTQIQKIEAVVGQPLFERRRNGAESTKAGKALLPFTLEIEERIDSLLRASLDIAAHTQATISIGMLPSSGHDSVMTDKVAQALTATRLGHPEYRLRIIEGSNAALHDQVRAGELNLAIVGAVQTQMARIHLGPSERLSVVANPALDLAGRTEIPLAEVCGFPLVLGIKHLSIHQAFMAAASARHLCVEPVMDVGSLPLAIAMVRRLPVCTVLPVSSVQQDIDSGRLTAAPITEDVIAGNLSVIFSGERTLSEAERTMIQSLAAVFGRQA
- a CDS encoding UbiD family decarboxylase (TIGRFAM: UbiD family decarboxylase~PFAM: Carboxylyase-related protein~KEGG: 3-octaprenyl-4-hydroxybenzoate carboxy-lyase~SNP /replace=A) encodes the protein MNDHPDPLENPAMTSGTAGAAMPRSESDQSCRGILQELDRRGQLLVISEEVDPIHDVSAILSIVDEKAAVRLDCIKGHDMPIFGNILSDLDRVALALDVAKSDIQEKLLSSIASPVPPVFVDDAPVQQQLFQDDILTRLPVPTFFSKETGPYITAGLIVARDPETGLGNASYARIKVLGPNEAMIGIAPNHHLAIMARKAGAKGEPLPFAVVLGAHPAIQLAACFYLGLGDDEMHCAGSLLGEPVRLVRCKSIDLAVPAEAEIVLEGHIHIDEPILEGLVSEYHGMYEDYGSGVRVRFECMTCRSDAMLQVIEPGYHMEHLYLGAVPIAASLKAVIRRSVLNVGEVAVTASGSGRNNVVVQIDAPRPGQARRIMSICWGAVSIVKNITIVDSDVDPWDLDAVELAKMTRMRAERDILIVTDLPADRSEPQEDGGVIAKVGYDATMKPGDRREGFDKALPPPDSYERMRKLLLRVKPEMLI
- a CDS encoding 3-octaprenyl-4-hydroxybenzoate carboxy-lyase (TIGRFAM: 3-octaprenyl-4-hydroxybenzoate carboxy-lyase~PFAM: flavoprotein~KEGG: 3-polyprenyl-4-hydroxybenzoate decarboxylase; K03186 3-octaprenyl-4-hydroxybenzoate carboxy-lyase UbiX), whose protein sequence is MRRLIIGISGASGAIYGLRALEMLRDFDDVETHLVISPAAIRTALAEGTGKTADEIRGLADRVYSHGDIGASIASGSFRCDGMLVAPCSIKTLSGIAHCYADDLIVRAADVCLKERRRLVLMVRETPLHAGHIALMDQATRNGAVIMPPVPSFYTLPKSIAEMVDQTVGRALDQFGLHHPTVRRWTEDHND